CACGATTCACGGCCTCCGCGACAGCGGGCTGAAAAGCTGCCGACACCAGCAGACCCAAACTGAAGAGCCAACGGATGGAATGCATCGCGACAATCTGAGAGTCACACCATGCTGACCCCACACACCCCATTGAGCGCACTGAAGTTGTGATCAACCTCGATCACCAGGCCACCACACCTTGTCATCCCTCCGTGATCGAGGCGATGGAGCCCTGGTGGCGCCAGCAGTGGGGCAATCCATCGAGTCGTCAACATCGGCTTGGGCTGACAGCTGCAGCGGCAATCAGCTCAGCCAGGGAGAGCATTGCAGGCAGTTTGGGAATCAGATCTGAAGAACTGATTTTCACCAGTGGTGCCACTGAAGCCAACAACCTGGCACTGCTAGGCCACGCGAGGGCTCGGACGCTGTCCGACGGGGGAGCAGGGCATCTGATCAGCGTGGCGAGTGAGCATCACGCAGTACTCGACCCTCTGCTGCAGCTGCAAGAGGAGGGATTTCAGATCACGCTGTTGGCGCCGCAAGAGGACGGCCTGATCACGGTGGAACAGCTGGAACAAGCCATTCAGCCCAACACCCAGCTGATCAGCGTGATGGTGGCCAACAACGAGATCGGCGTGATCCAGCCGATCCGGGACCTGAGCGCCGTCTGCCGCAGACGCGGCATCACCATGCACACCGATGCTGCCCAGGCCTACGGACATCTGCCGCTGAACGCTGAAGAGCTGGGCTGTGAGCTAATCAGTCTGAGCGCTCACAAATTCAACGGCCCAAAAGGCATCGGGTGCCTCGTGGTTAGAGCAGGCACGAAGCTGCAACCGCTCCAGTGGGGTGGAGGACAGGAACAGGGTCTGCGGGCAGGGACCCTTCCGGTGCCGCTGATCATGGGCATGGCTGCTGCAGCCGAGCTCTCAACGCAAGACTTGAAGGACCGCCAGGCTCGGCTCCAGGCCTTGAGGGATCAGCTTTGGGAAGGGCTCAAAGATCGAAATCCCATGATTCAGCTCAACGGCGCGCTGCGACCTCGACTGGCCCACAACCTCAACATCACTATTCCCGAGATCTCGGGCAGCCGACTGCTTCGGACACTGCGGCCCCGACTGGCCTGCAGCAGCGGTTCTGCCTGCAGTCGTGGTGAGCCATCTCACGTGCTGCGATCCATTGGCCGAAGCCGTCTTGAGGCAGAAGCATCACTGCGACTAAGCCTGGGACGAGACACAACAACGATCGACATTGACGGAGCAATCGAGGTGATCACAACCGCAATCCAGACACTGACCCAGCGCTGAAATCAAAAACTCACTTAACACAATCTCTGGGAAAAGTGTCAGAGCAGCTACGTGTACTTCAAGCCATCGAAGATGGATGGGATGCTTTCGCGAAGGATCCCTGGTTGGGTTTGGACTGGCACAAATTAACCAAGCCCTCGCAATCATTCCCCCAACCATTGCCTTTGTTTTGCGTATTTACCTCTCTATAAATCGGAAGTCCCCCCCCTTCATTGCTCTATTGAAAAACAACAGCTCCTTTGAAGCCATTCAGTAAGGGGGCTCGATTGTTGATCCCTCATGGTGGACACTGCTCTGGTTCTTTGTCGTTGAAGCGGTCATCCATATAATCGCTGCCATATTCCATTTCGGAGGCTTGTTTGTCGTCGTGCCCGTTCTGATCTGCATCTCAACAGCTGCGTATCGCCAACGATTTGGGAGCGAAAACCAGACGGGTCTGATCAGCTCAGAATGATTAGCGAACACTGATTAGCGAACACTGACAATCACGAAACCCGCAATTCCCACCAAAGCCATTACAAACTGGACAATTTTGCTGACCAGCAGTCCAGCGACGACAGCCAAACCAACGACTGATCCCTGGCGCAACGCCTCAAACCAGCCCAGATAACGGGGTTGTTTTGTTGCGACCCAGGTTTCAACCAGCATTGCTCCAAGCCATGGACCCAAGAAGGCCCCCAGAAGTGGACCTCCGAAGGGAAGTGCTGGCAGCAAGCCCAGCACTCCAACGAGCAAGCCCACGCCAGCTCCAGCCGCAGACCAGCGACTGGCCTTCAGTCGTACAGAGGCAAGTCCCAGAGCCAGGAGATCAGCGATGAGACCCAAGCTGAACAACACCAGCGCCAGAACAAGCTCAGGCCAGGCTTGAGTCCAACCCACAGCCCCCATCCAGACAAGCGATCCCACCGGCAACCAAATCAGGCCTGGAAGCAGGGGTAAAAACGTGCCTGGAATCGCCAGGAGCTGAACCAGCAGAGCAATCCACCACACACCATCACTCGTCCAGGACCAGCTCATATTTCAGACCTCGGCTCGGTCAGGCTCGGATCGGGTGGTCGGCGGCGGGCAATTCGCAGCTTGGCGCTGCGACTGCGCGGATTGAGCAGCTGCTCCGCCTCATCAGCTCTGAGTGGCTTCCGAGTGACGCGCTGTAGGCGCTCATCACTGAGAAAGGCGGTCTTCACACGCCTGTCTTCGAGTGAATGGAAACTGATGATCGCCAGCAGGCCATCCGGCTGGAGCCAGTCAGGGGCTTGTTGCAACAAGCGGTCCAGAACCGCAAGCTCATCATTGACCGCGACCCGCAGAGCCTGAAAGGTGCGCGTGGCGGG
Above is a window of Synechococcus sp. BIOS-U3-1 DNA encoding:
- a CDS encoding cysteine desulfurase family protein yields the protein MINLDHQATTPCHPSVIEAMEPWWRQQWGNPSSRQHRLGLTAAAAISSARESIAGSLGIRSEELIFTSGATEANNLALLGHARARTLSDGGAGHLISVASEHHAVLDPLLQLQEEGFQITLLAPQEDGLITVEQLEQAIQPNTQLISVMVANNEIGVIQPIRDLSAVCRRRGITMHTDAAQAYGHLPLNAEELGCELISLSAHKFNGPKGIGCLVVRAGTKLQPLQWGGGQEQGLRAGTLPVPLIMGMAAAAELSTQDLKDRQARLQALRDQLWEGLKDRNPMIQLNGALRPRLAHNLNITIPEISGSRLLRTLRPRLACSSGSACSRGEPSHVLRSIGRSRLEAEASLRLSLGRDTTTIDIDGAIEVITTAIQTLTQR
- a CDS encoding DUF456 domain-containing protein — protein: MSWSWTSDGVWWIALLVQLLAIPGTFLPLLPGLIWLPVGSLVWMGAVGWTQAWPELVLALVLFSLGLIADLLALGLASVRLKASRWSAAGAGVGLLVGVLGLLPALPFGGPLLGAFLGPWLGAMLVETWVATKQPRYLGWFEALRQGSVVGLAVVAGLLVSKIVQFVMALVGIAGFVIVSVR